A single window of Polyodon spathula isolate WHYD16114869_AA chromosome 2, ASM1765450v1, whole genome shotgun sequence DNA harbors:
- the LOC121327954 gene encoding CXXC-type zinc finger protein 4 — protein sequence MSNINNPLCVENGQSAEASILQKDNIQGSGLNPVLDYNAEMERYRSFANFYKTNGAFPQTAKIARITTPIFPSARIGVSPWNCDNAMLWGRKSAAINSNRTSMHRNDSQRQGKPGVPPETLQMANNNFLTTLSPEHCRPLAGECMNKLKCGAAEAEIMNLPERVGTFSAIPALGGISLPPGVIVMTALHSPAASAAVTDSAFQIANLADCPQNNSTGSNGNPAKKKRKRCGVCAPCRRLINCGVCSSCRNRKTGHQICKFRKCEELKKKPGTSLERTPVTGGEAFRWFF from the exons ATGTCTAATATAAACAATCCTCTTTGTGTTGAAAATGGACAAAGTGCTGAGGCTTCGATATTACAAAAGGATAATATACAGGGAAGTGGATTAAACCCGGTTTTGGATTATAATGCAGAAATGGAAAGATACAGATCTTTTGcaaacttttacaaaacaaatgggGCATTTCCACAGACTGCGAAGATTGCTCGTATAACAACGCCAATTTTTCCCAGTGCCAGAATTGGTGTGTCCCCTTGGAACTGTGATAACGCTATGCTGTGGGGAAGGAAATCAGCAGCAATAAACTCTAATAGGACCAGCATGCATAGAAATGATTCCCAGAGGCAAGGGAAGCCTGGCGTGCCGCCAGAGACGTTGCAAATGGCAAATAATAATTTCCTCACTACTTTATCCCCTGAACACTGCAGACCTTTAGCAGGAGAATGCATGAACAAGCTGAAATGCGGCGCTGCTGAAGCAGAGATAATGAATCTCCCAGAGCGCGTTGGAACTTTTTCTGCTATTCCGGCTTTAGGGGGCATCTCATTACCTCCAGGGGTCATCGTCATGACAGCCCTTCACTCCCCCGCAGCCTCAGCAGCCGTTACAGACAGTGCGTTTCAAATTGCCAATCTGGCAGACTGCCCACAGAATAATTCCACGGGTTCCAACGGAAACCCTGcaaagaagaaaaggaaaaggtGTGGGGTCTGTGCACCCTGCAGGAGGCTAATCAACTGTGGGGTTTGCAGTAGTTGTCGGAATCGCAAAACTGGCCACCAGATCTGCAAATTTAGGAAATGTGAAGAGTTGAAGAAAAAGCCTGGCACGTCACTGGAG CGAACGCCTGTTACTGGTGGAGAAGCATTCAGATGGTTCTTTTAG